A window of the Gemmatirosa kalamazoonensis genome harbors these coding sequences:
- a CDS encoding ring-cleaving dioxygenase, with amino-acid sequence MSTITGLHHVTCISGDAQENIDFYVGLLGMRLVKRSVNQDDPGTYHLFYADAEGHPGSDLTFFPWKNMPRGRRGTGLTNEVSLAVPAGALGFWADRLQAHGVTAERSVRFGEATLTFEDPHGLIVSLVETADPREFTPWADSPVAEAHQIRGLHSVRIVERDLEPTVNFLTTGMGLTKIAEEGGWERYAVAGGGSGRVIDLQAQPSERRGTWGVGSVHHVAWRVPDDAAERAAQEQVFGAGAHPTQVIDRFWFKSVYFKEPGGALFEIATDGPGFGIDENPATLGEHLVLPPFLEAHREEIERRLPPITLPHLRAGTAGD; translated from the coding sequence ATGTCCACGATCACCGGACTGCACCACGTCACGTGCATCTCGGGCGACGCCCAGGAGAACATCGATTTCTACGTCGGGCTCCTCGGCATGCGCCTCGTGAAGCGGAGCGTCAATCAGGACGATCCGGGCACGTACCACCTGTTCTACGCCGACGCCGAGGGACATCCCGGCAGCGACCTCACGTTCTTCCCGTGGAAGAACATGCCCCGCGGCCGCCGCGGCACGGGGCTGACGAACGAGGTGTCGCTCGCCGTGCCGGCCGGCGCGTTAGGCTTCTGGGCCGATCGGCTGCAGGCGCATGGCGTGACGGCGGAGCGCTCGGTGCGCTTCGGCGAGGCGACGCTCACGTTCGAGGATCCGCATGGGCTCATCGTCTCGCTCGTGGAGACGGCCGACCCACGCGAGTTCACCCCGTGGGCGGACAGCCCGGTCGCCGAGGCGCATCAGATCCGCGGGCTGCACTCGGTGCGCATCGTGGAGCGCGACCTCGAGCCGACGGTGAACTTCCTCACCACGGGCATGGGGCTGACGAAGATCGCGGAGGAGGGCGGCTGGGAGCGGTACGCCGTGGCCGGCGGTGGGTCGGGGCGCGTGATCGACCTGCAGGCGCAGCCGAGCGAGCGGCGCGGCACGTGGGGGGTGGGCAGCGTGCACCACGTGGCGTGGCGCGTGCCCGACGACGCGGCGGAGCGCGCGGCCCAGGAGCAGGTGTTCGGCGCCGGCGCGCACCCGACGCAGGTGATCGACCGGTTCTGGTTCAAGTCGGTGTACTTCAAGGAGCCGGGCGGCGCGCTGTTCGAGATCGCGACCGACGGCCCGGGCTTCGGCATCGACGAGAACCCGGCGACGCTCGGCGAGCACCTCGTGCTGCCGCCGTTCCTCGAGGCGCACCGCGAGGAGATCGAGCGACGCCTGCCGCCGATCACGCTGCCGCACCTGCGCGCGGGGACGGCAGGGGACTGA
- a CDS encoding YceI family protein: protein MTTTLQDTAVSTWSIDATHSTIEFAVKHMMLTTVRGRVAGVRGTLVIDAQNPGASSAEVELDTASIETGAEQRDAHLKSADFFDAEQFPTITFRSRRIEGARAEEGASFRVVGDLTVRGTTREVALDATYEGRGRDPWGGERVSFSAEGKIDRRDFGLTWNAALETGGVLVGNDVKIRLDVQAVRA from the coding sequence ATGACCACCACGCTTCAGGACACCGCCGTCAGCACCTGGTCGATCGACGCGACGCACAGCACGATCGAGTTCGCGGTGAAGCACATGATGCTCACGACCGTGCGCGGCCGGGTCGCCGGCGTGCGCGGCACGCTCGTGATCGATGCGCAGAACCCGGGTGCGTCGTCGGCCGAGGTCGAGCTCGACACGGCGAGCATCGAGACCGGCGCCGAGCAGCGCGACGCGCACCTCAAGTCGGCCGACTTCTTCGACGCCGAGCAGTTCCCGACGATCACGTTCCGGAGCCGCCGCATCGAGGGTGCGCGCGCCGAGGAAGGCGCTAGCTTCCGCGTCGTCGGCGACCTCACGGTTCGCGGCACGACGCGCGAGGTCGCGCTCGATGCGACGTACGAGGGGCGCGGCCGCGACCCGTGGGGCGGCGAGCGCGTGAGCTTCAGCGCCGAGGGCAAGATCGACCGCCGCGACTTCGGCCTCACCTGGAACGCCGCGCTCGAGACGGGCGGTGTGCTCGTGGGCAACGACGTGAAGATCCGGCTGGACGTGCAGGCGGTGCGTGCCTAA
- a CDS encoding Gfo/Idh/MocA family protein: MSERAPLRLAVVGCGRATARLHLPALRRVPGVHVVALADRHPERAAALSRAFGVARIEASLGEVLARVDVDAVAVCTQPESHVDLAREALAAGKHVLVEKPLARTVAECDTLAAARGDAPRVVAVGFNLRHHRLLRRARALVDEGRLGTLRAIRGAFVTDVDLRGDAVFDLGSHHFDLWRWLAHADVESVVAQTSADGATTSVSAQLSRGVQAIVMLGERSAPLHELELLGDRGVLVVSPYDPDGLRVRSVGRGSRVRARLAAAARSAAALPAVLRQVAGGGSDYARSYAGMWEAFAAAVAGEDADSLATLEDGRAAVAIAAAAIRDVGFRRRGGHPA, encoded by the coding sequence ATGTCCGAACGTGCACCGCTGCGCCTCGCCGTCGTCGGCTGCGGACGCGCCACCGCGAGGCTGCACCTGCCCGCACTGCGGCGCGTGCCGGGCGTCCACGTCGTGGCGCTCGCCGACCGGCACCCCGAGCGCGCCGCGGCGCTCAGCCGCGCGTTCGGCGTCGCGCGCATCGAGGCGTCGCTGGGCGAGGTGCTCGCGCGCGTCGACGTCGACGCGGTGGCGGTGTGCACGCAGCCGGAGTCGCACGTCGACCTCGCGCGCGAGGCGCTCGCCGCGGGAAAGCACGTCCTCGTCGAGAAGCCGCTCGCGCGCACCGTCGCCGAGTGCGATACGCTCGCGGCGGCGCGCGGCGATGCGCCACGTGTCGTGGCCGTGGGGTTCAACCTCCGGCACCACCGGCTGCTCCGACGCGCGCGCGCGCTCGTCGACGAGGGACGGTTAGGCACCCTGCGCGCGATCCGTGGCGCGTTCGTCACCGACGTCGATCTGCGCGGGGACGCGGTGTTCGACCTCGGCAGCCATCACTTCGATCTGTGGCGATGGCTCGCGCACGCGGACGTCGAGTCGGTCGTCGCGCAGACGTCGGCGGACGGCGCGACGACGAGCGTCTCGGCGCAACTCTCGCGCGGCGTGCAGGCGATCGTGATGCTCGGCGAGCGGTCGGCACCGCTGCACGAGCTGGAACTGCTCGGCGACCGCGGGGTGCTCGTCGTGTCGCCGTACGACCCCGACGGGCTGCGAGTGCGATCGGTGGGGCGGGGCAGCCGGGTGCGCGCGCGGCTCGCGGCAGCGGCGCGATCGGCCGCCGCGCTGCCGGCGGTGCTGCGGCAGGTCGCCGGTGGCGGCAGCGACTACGCGCGGTCCTACGCCGGCATGTGGGAGGCGTTCGCCGCGGCCGTCGCCGGCGAGGACGCGGACTCGCTCGCCACGCTGGAGGACGGCCGGGCGGCGGTCGCGATCGCCGCGGCGGCGATCCGCGACGTCGGATTCCGACGTCGCGGCGGCCACCCGGCATGA
- a CDS encoding SLBB domain-containing protein, with protein sequence MSSFRRLAAAAVLLAAAPALRAQQLPTPDQARRVLESRPDLAAQLRQEISGSGLTPDQIRARLRASGYPEDLLDTYLRAPRSARDSVAGGLPSDDVLDAVAALGLADSTDTLAGRDSLRSALRRRRLARDPRDANRLDSLVDARDSLADDTLPRLTPARRRPGARTVVDSGMAIFGLNVFAGATTQFDPNLAGPVDANYRLGPGDRLVLLITGDTERAFTLDVTREGFVVIPGVGELPVANLTLAQLDDVLYQRLGRLYSGLRRGPGATTRFSINVARLHTNQIYVLGDVAEPGSYRVSSAGTALTALYAAGGPTENGSLRRVEVRRGGRIVDTLDLYDYLLRADGSHDPRLQSGDVVFVPVHGARVRVHGEIVRPATYELRPGETMADVMRAAGGFTAAAVRRRVQVSRILPPNERAGGDAGRVVIDVASVGTRDSGLGTREGAVPESRVPSPESRVPAFPLEDGDVLRVFPVSDRVARRVTVKGDVWSPGMVGFTPGMKLADAVRMAGGLKPDAYLGQVLVSRLRPADSSRVQLRTAFKDASGATSEDVVLQDDDEVRVFAVGDMRPATFVAITGAVRRPGRYAYREGMTLRDLVLVAGGLDRRAYLGEAEIATPPADGSARLAVARRVPLDSTYLLVADRGAQNDGQAGPRAAPEVALEPYANVLVFAQPDGAAERARRVTLTGEVRFPGTYTLLAKDERLSDLLQRAGGPTKTAYAGGIVFYRAHGNVGRIGVDLPSVLRDAHYRDNLLLQDGDSVHLPAYSGVVEVQGAVNAPRAVAWVPGKSLDYYVRAAGGTTRTGEMRRAYVTQPDGAVESAVARRMMPDVVPTPKPGSVVYVTERDPADHSVESVQKLAVLAQILGALTTIAVVLRR encoded by the coding sequence ATGTCGTCATTCCGGCGTCTCGCCGCCGCCGCCGTGCTGCTCGCGGCCGCGCCGGCGCTCCGCGCGCAGCAGCTCCCGACGCCGGACCAGGCGCGCCGAGTGCTCGAGTCGCGCCCCGACCTCGCCGCGCAGCTGCGCCAGGAGATCTCGGGCAGCGGTCTGACGCCCGACCAGATCCGCGCGCGGCTCCGCGCCTCCGGCTACCCCGAGGATCTGCTCGACACGTATCTCCGCGCGCCGCGCTCCGCGCGAGACAGCGTCGCGGGCGGCCTGCCGAGCGACGACGTGCTGGACGCCGTCGCCGCGCTCGGCCTCGCCGATTCGACCGACACGCTCGCCGGACGCGACTCGCTGCGCAGCGCGCTCCGTCGGCGCCGCCTCGCGCGCGATCCGCGCGACGCGAACCGCCTGGACTCGCTCGTCGACGCACGGGACTCGCTCGCCGACGACACGCTGCCCCGCCTAACGCCGGCGCGTCGCCGCCCGGGTGCGCGGACGGTCGTCGACAGCGGCATGGCCATCTTCGGGCTCAACGTGTTCGCCGGCGCGACGACGCAGTTCGATCCGAACCTCGCCGGTCCGGTGGACGCGAACTACCGCCTGGGCCCCGGCGACCGCCTCGTGCTGCTCATCACCGGCGACACCGAGCGCGCGTTCACGCTCGACGTCACGCGCGAGGGATTCGTCGTCATTCCCGGCGTGGGCGAGCTGCCGGTGGCGAACCTCACGCTCGCGCAGCTCGACGACGTGCTGTACCAGCGGCTCGGGCGACTGTACTCCGGGCTGCGGCGCGGTCCGGGCGCGACGACGCGCTTCTCGATCAACGTCGCGCGGCTGCACACGAACCAGATCTACGTCCTCGGCGACGTCGCGGAGCCGGGGAGCTATCGCGTGTCGAGCGCGGGCACGGCACTCACCGCGCTGTACGCGGCCGGCGGCCCGACGGAGAACGGCAGCCTGCGGCGCGTCGAGGTGCGGCGCGGCGGGCGCATCGTGGACACGCTGGATCTCTATGACTACCTGCTGCGCGCCGACGGCTCGCACGACCCGCGGCTGCAGTCGGGCGACGTGGTGTTCGTGCCGGTGCACGGCGCGCGCGTGCGCGTGCACGGCGAGATCGTGCGCCCGGCGACCTACGAGCTGCGCCCCGGCGAGACGATGGCCGACGTGATGCGCGCCGCCGGCGGTTTCACGGCTGCCGCGGTGCGCCGTCGCGTGCAGGTGTCGCGCATCCTGCCGCCTAACGAGCGCGCCGGCGGCGACGCGGGGCGCGTGGTGATCGACGTAGCGAGCGTCGGGACTCGGGACTCGGGACTCGGGACTCGGGAGGGAGCGGTTCCCGAGTCCCGAGTCCCGAGTCCCGAGTCCCGAGTTCCAGCCTTCCCACTCGAGGATGGGGACGTCCTGCGCGTCTTCCCGGTGAGCGACCGCGTCGCGCGGCGCGTGACGGTGAAGGGCGACGTGTGGAGCCCCGGCATGGTGGGGTTCACGCCGGGGATGAAGCTCGCGGACGCGGTGCGCATGGCCGGTGGGCTGAAGCCCGACGCGTATCTCGGGCAGGTGCTCGTGTCGCGACTGCGCCCCGCCGACTCGTCGCGCGTGCAGCTGCGCACCGCGTTCAAGGACGCGAGCGGCGCGACGAGCGAGGACGTCGTGCTCCAGGACGACGACGAGGTGCGCGTGTTCGCGGTGGGCGACATGCGACCGGCGACGTTCGTCGCCATCACTGGCGCGGTGCGGCGTCCCGGGCGGTACGCGTACCGCGAGGGGATGACGCTGCGCGACCTCGTGCTCGTCGCGGGAGGGCTCGACCGCCGCGCGTACCTCGGCGAGGCCGAGATCGCGACGCCCCCGGCGGACGGCAGCGCGCGCCTCGCCGTCGCGCGACGCGTGCCGCTCGACTCGACGTACCTGCTCGTCGCCGACCGCGGCGCGCAGAACGACGGACAGGCCGGGCCGCGCGCGGCGCCGGAGGTCGCACTGGAGCCGTACGCGAACGTGCTCGTGTTCGCGCAGCCCGACGGCGCGGCGGAGCGCGCGCGGCGCGTGACGCTCACGGGCGAGGTGCGGTTCCCCGGCACCTACACGCTGCTGGCGAAGGACGAGCGGCTGAGCGATCTGCTGCAGCGCGCCGGCGGGCCGACGAAGACGGCGTACGCGGGCGGCATCGTGTTCTACCGCGCACATGGGAACGTGGGTCGCATCGGCGTCGACCTGCCGAGCGTGCTGCGCGACGCGCACTATCGCGACAACCTGTTGCTGCAGGACGGCGACTCGGTGCACCTGCCGGCGTACAGCGGCGTGGTGGAAGTGCAGGGCGCGGTGAACGCGCCGCGGGCGGTGGCGTGGGTGCCGGGCAAGTCGCTCGACTACTACGTGCGCGCCGCCGGCGGCACGACGCGGACCGGCGAGATGCGGCGCGCGTACGTGACGCAGCCGGACGGCGCAGTGGAGAGCGCGGTCGCGCGGCGGATGATGCCCGACGTGGTGCCGACGCCGAAGCCGGGGAGCGTGGTGTACGTGACGGAGCGCGACCCGGCGGACCACAGCGTGGAGTCGGTGCAGAAGCTCGCCGTGCTCGCGCAGATCCTCGGCGCCCTGACGACGATCGCCGTGGTGCTGCGTCGATGA
- a CDS encoding Gfo/Idh/MocA family protein: protein MRVAFVGCGYVADFYARTMARYPALRLACVTDRDAERARRLAAVYGTRCVPSLDDVLGDPTIELVVNLTNPSSHAEVSRAALGAGKHVYSEKPLALSLDDAASLARCAEARGLVLAAAPCTLLGANAQTMWRALRSGTIGRPRLVYAELDDGPVHLMNYRAWRTASGVSWPWRDEFQSGSALEHAAYHLSWLVAFFGPATRVSAFASMLVPDKGTDAPLVDAAPDFTVACVEFASGVVARLTCGIYAPRDRSVTVVGDGGVLRTADCWNERSPVHLTRRTRLFERVERRPLAVRALRRRVPLARPPGISLGGRDPIDFARGLAEAASAIRDGRPCRLGADLAVHVTETVLALRTPSPAPRALRTTCRPVAPMPWAES, encoded by the coding sequence GTGCGCGTCGCGTTCGTCGGATGCGGGTACGTGGCGGACTTCTACGCGCGGACCATGGCGCGGTATCCCGCGCTGCGCCTCGCGTGCGTGACCGATCGCGACGCCGAGCGCGCGCGCCGGCTCGCCGCGGTGTACGGCACGCGGTGCGTGCCGTCGCTCGACGACGTGCTCGGCGACCCGACGATCGAGCTGGTGGTGAACCTCACGAATCCGTCGAGCCACGCCGAGGTGTCCCGCGCCGCGCTCGGCGCGGGGAAGCACGTGTACTCCGAGAAGCCGCTCGCGCTCTCGCTCGACGACGCCGCGTCGCTCGCGCGATGCGCCGAGGCGCGCGGGCTGGTGCTCGCCGCCGCGCCGTGCACGCTGCTCGGCGCGAACGCGCAGACGATGTGGCGTGCGCTGCGCTCCGGGACGATCGGCCGGCCGCGGCTCGTCTACGCGGAGCTCGACGACGGGCCGGTGCACCTCATGAACTACCGTGCGTGGCGCACCGCGTCGGGCGTGTCGTGGCCGTGGCGCGACGAGTTCCAGTCGGGGTCCGCGCTGGAGCACGCGGCGTATCATCTGAGCTGGCTCGTGGCGTTCTTCGGCCCCGCGACGCGCGTGTCGGCGTTCGCGTCGATGCTCGTGCCGGACAAGGGGACCGACGCGCCGCTCGTCGACGCGGCGCCCGACTTCACCGTGGCGTGCGTGGAGTTCGCGAGCGGCGTCGTGGCGCGGCTCACGTGCGGCATCTACGCGCCGCGCGACCGCTCCGTGACCGTCGTGGGCGACGGCGGCGTGCTGAGGACGGCGGACTGCTGGAACGAGCGGTCGCCGGTGCACCTCACGCGCCGCACGCGGCTGTTCGAGCGCGTGGAGCGGCGCCCGCTCGCCGTACGCGCGCTGCGCCGCCGCGTGCCGCTCGCGCGTCCGCCGGGCATCTCGTTAGGCGGCCGCGACCCGATCGACTTCGCGCGCGGGCTCGCGGAGGCCGCGTCGGCGATTCGCGACGGGCGGCCGTGCCGGCTCGGCGCCGACCTCGCGGTGCACGTCACCGAGACCGTGCTCGCGCTGCGCACCCCGTCGCCGGCGCCGCGCGCGCTGCGCACGACCTGCCGCCCGGTGGCGCCGATGCCATGGGCGGAGAGCTGA
- a CDS encoding glycosyltransferase, whose product MPSTPHAAPRELTFAVIVPTYRRPAQLARCLRALEAQRFPRDRFEVVVVVDGEGEPPEGCGPARVIRQANAGPGAARNRGAAATSADFLAFVDDDCVPDPGWLAALAERAAADPECGVGGAVVNALDANPYAAASQLIVDLAYAHHNVDPARATFFASNNLAFPAAAFRALGGFDAAFRTASEDRDLCARWLESGRRLTFVPEATVAHMHDLTLGGFARQHFAYGRGAWRFHAESRRRGRGRLARDLAFHRGFLAAARRRLHHAPPSRRVTLAALLALWQGANALGFAYEALRDRAARPLARRVRPAVAG is encoded by the coding sequence GTGCCATCCACCCCCCACGCCGCGCCGCGCGAGCTCACCTTCGCGGTGATCGTCCCGACGTACCGCCGCCCGGCGCAGCTCGCGCGCTGCCTGCGCGCGCTCGAGGCGCAGCGGTTCCCGCGCGACCGGTTCGAGGTCGTCGTCGTCGTGGACGGCGAGGGCGAGCCGCCGGAGGGGTGCGGCCCAGCGCGCGTGATCCGGCAGGCGAACGCGGGACCGGGCGCGGCGCGCAACCGCGGCGCCGCGGCGACGAGCGCCGACTTCCTCGCGTTCGTCGACGACGACTGCGTGCCGGATCCCGGCTGGCTCGCCGCGCTGGCCGAGCGCGCGGCCGCGGACCCGGAGTGCGGCGTCGGCGGCGCGGTCGTGAACGCGCTCGACGCGAACCCGTACGCGGCGGCGAGTCAGCTCATCGTCGATCTCGCGTACGCGCATCACAACGTGGATCCCGCGCGCGCCACGTTCTTCGCGTCGAACAATCTCGCGTTCCCCGCCGCCGCGTTCCGCGCGCTCGGCGGCTTCGATGCCGCGTTCCGCACCGCGTCGGAGGACCGTGACCTCTGCGCGCGATGGCTGGAGTCGGGCCGGCGCCTGACGTTCGTGCCCGAGGCGACGGTCGCGCACATGCACGACCTCACGCTCGGCGGCTTCGCGCGGCAGCACTTCGCGTACGGCCGCGGGGCGTGGCGCTTCCACGCGGAGTCGCGGCGGCGGGGGCGCGGCCGGCTCGCGCGCGACCTCGCGTTCCACCGCGGCTTCCTCGCCGCGGCGCGCCGCCGTCTGCACCACGCGCCGCCGTCGCGCCGGGTGACGCTCGCCGCTCTGCTCGCGCTGTGGCAGGGCGCGAACGCGCTGGGGTTCGCGTACGAGGCGCTGCGCGACCGGGCGGCGCGTCCGCTCGCCCGCCGGGTGCGGCCCGCGGTCGCGGGGTGA
- a CDS encoding protein kinase domain-containing protein, producing the protein MEQNDPQAAADLLNSGDALRAALKGRYVVQRELGRGGMATVYLAEDREQGRTVAVKLLRQELSFDTGIERFRREIEHVGRLNHPNIVPIYDAGDADGRLFYVMPFVEGESLRQLLVRRGQLPLEEAVRFVVEAGEALAYAHEQGLVHRDIKPENLLISRGHALVCDFGVARAVDESNEARLTATGLAVGTSAYMSPEQWGETRRIDGAADQYSLACVLYELLAGEPPFMGPTPHAIMARHFQAPVPSVCILRPGVPMGVDQAIQRALAKVPADRFPSIGAFLDAVRAGVAGGVTYATPLQLPVATDTPSASAARPAPAWRRPVLAVVAAAVLGVAGFLAARQLRHDAPAAGESPRIAVLPFRGDGATADPQLADGTAEAITDELAGISGLRVIAYSSTKKYRDSQLSHRDIARELDVGYLVEGTVRWLGANDSVHLSARLVRAADDELVKTFSFDVPSGSATRIHSQLAANVAEALDIVLVGDEQRRLTSRQTRSAEAFEYLVRGNAAYNRSWSRADVLSALDFYQKAVDTDPTFALAQAKLARTHAWIHRLRIGPGEARLLAAKQAADRALALDPNLAEGHIALGLYYYWGRQDYERAIQEFTRAGQLQPSDAEVFLQLGNVSRRQGKFREAIESYRRSAELDPNSARAWFNLGETLLFIRQYAEARKHLEHATALAPDFLEAYTQRMRLVLNERGDVAAARDILRTAEERVPPNAWRPPMVELTRVIRHPNLDEFLAKLRPGAYGLDTALYHLEKGTMLWQLQRLPAARVQLDSARVRLERLRDDQPDQSWIYQSLAVAEAGLGHADAAVRAASRGEELQPPSKDALEGVGPLSNFGTVYAMLGDARKSAVYFDSALARPSWASVAWLRTEPMLAGVRNDPAFQQLFARWERR; encoded by the coding sequence ATGGAGCAGAACGATCCGCAGGCCGCTGCGGACCTACTGAACTCGGGGGACGCGCTCCGCGCGGCGCTGAAGGGGCGCTACGTCGTGCAGCGCGAGCTCGGTCGTGGCGGGATGGCGACCGTGTACCTGGCCGAGGACCGCGAGCAGGGACGCACCGTCGCGGTGAAGCTCCTGCGCCAGGAGCTCTCGTTCGACACCGGCATCGAGCGCTTCCGGCGCGAGATCGAGCACGTCGGCCGGCTGAACCACCCGAACATCGTCCCCATCTACGACGCCGGGGACGCCGACGGCCGCCTGTTCTACGTCATGCCGTTCGTCGAGGGGGAGTCGCTCCGCCAGCTCCTCGTCCGGCGCGGCCAGCTCCCGCTCGAGGAGGCGGTCCGGTTCGTGGTCGAGGCCGGGGAGGCGCTCGCCTATGCCCACGAGCAGGGGCTCGTCCACCGCGACATCAAGCCCGAGAACCTCCTCATCTCGCGCGGCCACGCGCTCGTCTGCGACTTCGGCGTCGCGCGCGCGGTCGACGAGAGCAACGAGGCGCGTCTCACCGCGACCGGGCTCGCCGTCGGCACCAGCGCGTACATGAGCCCCGAGCAGTGGGGCGAGACGCGGCGCATCGACGGCGCGGCGGACCAGTACAGCCTGGCGTGCGTGCTCTACGAGCTGCTCGCCGGCGAGCCGCCGTTCATGGGGCCGACGCCGCACGCGATCATGGCGCGCCACTTCCAGGCGCCGGTGCCGTCGGTGTGCATCCTGCGCCCCGGCGTGCCGATGGGGGTCGACCAGGCGATCCAGCGCGCGCTCGCGAAGGTGCCGGCCGATCGCTTCCCGTCGATCGGGGCGTTCCTCGACGCGGTGCGGGCCGGGGTCGCGGGAGGCGTGACGTACGCCACGCCGCTCCAGCTGCCCGTCGCCACCGATACGCCTTCCGCGTCCGCCGCGCGCCCGGCGCCCGCGTGGCGTCGGCCGGTGCTCGCCGTCGTCGCCGCGGCGGTGCTCGGCGTCGCCGGCTTCCTTGCCGCGCGGCAGCTCCGGCACGACGCGCCCGCGGCCGGCGAGAGCCCGCGCATCGCCGTGCTGCCGTTCCGCGGCGACGGGGCCACCGCCGACCCGCAGCTCGCCGACGGCACCGCGGAGGCGATCACCGACGAGCTGGCGGGGATCTCGGGGCTGCGCGTGATCGCGTACTCCAGCACGAAGAAGTACCGCGACAGCCAGCTCTCGCACCGCGACATCGCGCGCGAGCTGGACGTCGGGTACCTCGTCGAGGGGACGGTGCGGTGGCTCGGCGCGAACGACAGCGTGCACCTGAGCGCGCGGCTCGTGCGCGCCGCCGACGACGAGCTGGTGAAGACGTTCAGCTTCGACGTGCCGTCGGGGAGCGCGACGCGGATCCACTCGCAGCTCGCGGCGAACGTCGCCGAGGCGCTCGACATCGTGCTCGTCGGCGACGAGCAGCGGCGGCTCACCTCGCGCCAGACGCGCAGCGCCGAGGCGTTCGAGTACCTCGTGCGCGGCAACGCGGCGTACAACCGGAGCTGGTCGCGCGCCGACGTGCTCTCGGCGCTCGACTTCTACCAGAAGGCGGTCGACACCGACCCCACGTTCGCGCTCGCGCAGGCGAAGCTCGCGCGCACGCACGCGTGGATCCACCGGCTGCGCATCGGCCCCGGCGAGGCGCGGCTGCTCGCGGCGAAGCAGGCCGCCGACCGCGCGCTCGCGCTCGACCCCAACCTCGCCGAGGGGCACATCGCGCTCGGCCTGTACTACTACTGGGGACGGCAGGACTACGAGCGCGCGATCCAGGAGTTCACGCGCGCCGGCCAGCTCCAGCCGAGCGACGCCGAGGTGTTCCTGCAGCTCGGGAACGTGAGCCGCCGGCAGGGGAAGTTCCGCGAGGCGATCGAGAGCTACCGTCGCTCCGCGGAGCTCGACCCGAACTCGGCGCGCGCGTGGTTCAACCTCGGCGAGACGCTGCTGTTCATCCGTCAGTACGCGGAGGCGCGCAAGCACCTCGAGCACGCGACGGCGCTGGCGCCCGATTTCCTCGAGGCGTACACGCAGCGCATGCGGCTCGTCCTGAACGAGCGCGGCGACGTCGCCGCGGCGCGCGACATCCTGCGCACCGCTGAGGAGCGCGTGCCGCCTAACGCCTGGCGGCCGCCGATGGTGGAGCTGACGCGCGTCATCCGCCACCCGAACCTGGACGAGTTCCTCGCGAAGCTCCGCCCGGGCGCGTACGGCCTGGACACCGCGCTCTACCACCTCGAGAAGGGGACGATGCTCTGGCAGCTCCAGCGTCTCCCCGCGGCGCGCGTGCAGCTCGACTCCGCGCGCGTGCGCCTCGAGCGGCTGCGCGACGATCAGCCGGATCAGTCGTGGATCTACCAGTCGCTCGCCGTCGCTGAGGCGGGGCTCGGGCACGCCGATGCCGCGGTGCGCGCGGCGTCGCGCGGGGAGGAGCTCCAGCCGCCGAGCAAGGACGCGCTCGAGGGCGTCGGCCCGCTCTCGAACTTCGGCACCGTCTACGCCATGCTCGGCGACGCCCGGAAGTCGGCGGTGTACTTCGACAGCGCGCTCGCGCGTCCGTCGTGGGCGTCCGTCGCGTGGCTGCGCACGGAGCCGATGCTCGCCGGCGTCAGGAACGACCCGGCGTTCCAGCAGCTCTTCGCGCGCTGGGAGCGGCGTTAG
- a CDS encoding sulfotransferase — MTATRERPPFLFVCGAPGTGNTFLFLSLVEDERVYGIDEDAFGSTLERLVRSEREFGRCPHGVAAFAAFLHALRADRDTLVLKTPNNLHALGLLRRHLPNEVAAVCMVREPRAAIVSGIERHRRPPREVAELWARDMRLLLAPENADVVVARYEQLVTDPDALLDTIARRMPIAPAVRAYARRMRDPARADAARWRRRVEPDVAREIDASVIALGLDALHADVVRRADADGAWEAPPAPRTRLLAPARRLLYRAWYRWS, encoded by the coding sequence GTGACCGCGACGCGCGAGCGCCCGCCGTTCCTGTTCGTCTGCGGCGCACCCGGCACGGGGAACACGTTCCTGTTCCTCAGCCTCGTGGAGGACGAGCGCGTCTACGGCATCGACGAGGACGCGTTCGGCTCGACGCTGGAGCGGCTGGTGCGGAGCGAGCGCGAGTTCGGCCGGTGCCCGCACGGCGTCGCGGCGTTCGCGGCGTTCCTGCACGCGCTGCGCGCGGACCGCGACACGCTGGTGCTGAAGACGCCGAACAACCTGCACGCGCTCGGCCTGCTGCGCCGACATCTGCCTAACGAGGTCGCCGCGGTGTGCATGGTGCGCGAGCCGCGCGCCGCGATCGTGAGCGGCATCGAGCGACACCGGCGGCCGCCGCGCGAGGTGGCCGAGCTGTGGGCGCGCGACATGCGCCTGCTGCTCGCGCCCGAGAACGCCGACGTCGTGGTCGCGCGCTACGAGCAGCTCGTGACCGATCCCGACGCGCTGCTGGACACGATCGCGCGGCGCATGCCGATCGCACCCGCGGTGCGCGCGTACGCGCGGCGCATGCGCGACCCCGCGCGCGCCGACGCCGCGCGGTGGCGTCGCCGAGTCGAGCCCGACGTCGCGCGCGAGATCGACGCGAGCGTGATCGCGCTCGGGCTCGACGCGCTGCACGCGGACGTCGTGCGCCGCGCCGACGCGGACGGCGCCTGGGAGGCACCGCCCGCGCCGCGAACGCGCCTGCTCGCGCCCGCGCGGCGGCTGCTGTACCGCGCCTGGTACCGCTGGAGCTGA